The Pseudomonas triclosanedens genome has a window encoding:
- a CDS encoding alpha/beta fold hydrolase, whose protein sequence is MRPETAVVEIQQHRVHTEFHANREARQTIILVNGSLATTASFAQTVKYLQPHFNVVCYDQPYAGQSKAHNDCREPISKEYEAALLLELIEHYQADVVMSFSWGGVATLLALAQRPARIQKAVINSFSPLLNAAMLDYLHRGLDYLATCDRTNVGNLVNDTIGRYLPQLFKRYNFRHVSGLDEHEYRQMHFHICQVLQLSAESYMEGFAAIDIPLLFLNGELDIYTTPAEAKLFQQLIRDCEFRTIRNAGHFIDMEHKQAWQETQDHLLAFLQPQRRPMLAPPYLPANLGIPIAAMVG, encoded by the coding sequence ATGAGGCCGGAAACCGCCGTCGTCGAGATTCAGCAACACCGGGTTCACACGGAGTTCCATGCCAACAGGGAAGCGCGCCAGACCATCATCCTGGTAAACGGCTCGCTGGCGACCACCGCCTCCTTCGCGCAAACGGTGAAATACCTGCAACCGCACTTCAACGTGGTCTGCTACGACCAGCCGTACGCAGGCCAGTCCAAAGCCCACAACGATTGCCGCGAGCCGATCAGCAAGGAGTACGAGGCAGCGTTGCTGCTGGAGCTGATCGAGCACTACCAGGCGGACGTGGTGATGTCCTTCTCCTGGGGTGGCGTTGCTACGCTTCTGGCTCTGGCGCAGCGTCCGGCACGCATCCAGAAGGCCGTGATCAACTCCTTTTCGCCGCTACTCAACGCCGCCATGCTCGACTATCTGCATCGCGGCCTGGACTATCTCGCCACCTGCGACCGCACCAATGTCGGCAACCTGGTCAACGACACCATCGGCCGTTACCTGCCGCAGTTGTTCAAACGCTACAACTTCCGCCACGTCAGCGGCCTGGACGAGCACGAGTACCGGCAGATGCACTTCCACATCTGCCAGGTATTGCAGCTCAGCGCCGAAAGCTACATGGAAGGCTTCGCCGCCATCGACATCCCGCTGTTATTCCTCAACGGCGAGCTGGACATCTACACCACCCCGGCCGAGGCGAAGCTGTTCCAGCAACTGATCCGCGACTGCGAATTCCGCACCATCCGCAACGCCGGTCATTTCATCGACATGGAACACAAGCAGGCCTGGCAGGAAACCCAGGACCACCTGCTGGCCTTCCTCCAACCCCAGCGCAGGCCGATGCTCGCCCCGCCCTACCTGCCCGCCAACCTGGGCATACCGATCGCGGCAATGGTGGGCTGA
- a CDS encoding substrate-binding periplasmic protein: protein MVLYPLLRTLLVLPAAWLCAVAMGADRYGCEAPIRVAFTRNLVFFHDDGGIDPDLIAELERRTGCRFETSVRPRDEIWRKLESGELDMGTSGVATPRRRAFTYLLPYVYLRNKLIVPLELGSDMKSLDDFHDMPGARIGVIAGYRHGPFIDAMLRILRGEGRVMEFRDDTARFTALLNGDVEGVIGHELNLEGAITDRRQRARFRVVNVMSGPATPHNLMLSRKRFTPAQSAEWLRLMETLWLDGSLLRIVQRNTSPVLAAELLDSGYRYGSTDRGW from the coding sequence ATGGTACTCTACCCCTTGCTGCGCACTCTGCTGGTCCTGCCGGCTGCATGGCTGTGTGCGGTAGCTATGGGCGCGGATCGCTACGGCTGCGAAGCGCCGATCCGTGTTGCTTTCACCCGCAACCTGGTGTTCTTCCACGATGATGGGGGCATCGATCCCGACCTGATCGCCGAGCTTGAGCGACGCACCGGCTGCCGGTTCGAGACGTCGGTACGCCCGCGCGACGAGATCTGGCGCAAGCTGGAAAGCGGCGAGCTGGACATGGGAACCAGTGGGGTCGCCACGCCGCGCCGGCGCGCGTTCACCTACCTGCTGCCCTACGTCTACCTGCGCAACAAGCTGATCGTGCCGCTGGAGCTGGGCAGCGATATGAAATCGCTGGACGATTTCCACGACATGCCCGGTGCGCGCATCGGGGTGATCGCCGGCTACCGGCATGGCCCGTTCATCGACGCCATGCTGCGCATTCTGCGTGGTGAGGGGCGAGTGATGGAGTTTCGCGACGACACCGCGCGCTTCACCGCTCTGCTCAACGGTGATGTGGAAGGGGTGATCGGCCATGAACTGAACCTTGAGGGCGCCATCACCGATCGTCGCCAGCGCGCACGGTTCAGGGTGGTGAATGTCATGAGCGGCCCGGCGACGCCGCACAACCTGATGCTTTCGCGCAAACGCTTCACCCCGGCGCAGAGCGCCGAATGGCTGCGGCTTATGGAAACGCTGTGGCTGGATGGCAGCCTGCTCCGGATCGTGCAGCGCAACACTTCGCCGGTACTGGCGGCGGAACTTCTCGATAGCGGATATCGCTATGGCTCAACGGACAGAGGCTGGTGA
- a CDS encoding HD domain-containing phosphohydrolase, whose translation MKAFKRGVPLQLLVAGAIIISMLVLAGALLVQGYRGVEGALVAAAGESASQLGATINERIRRLIDPAESALRLLTHDPISQTDNLPARLERLPMLVENLRANRTLSAVYIGYPNGEFMLIRALRVAEVRHNLQAPDDATYLVQSLTLDDQGGLRGEWRFYDDQLRLLRVQERPDYRFDPRQRPWYTESLSTSRTVLTQPYVFFTTREIGLTLAHRSVDGAAVIGMDASVNDLGGEMGDLRQTAHTELAVVDGKGTVIAYPDLAKLLIHRGQELRLATLEELGVPSLSQLNSTSMPAGTPQSFDVEGESWYGIWVPLSNFTSNEVRVLIAIPATELLAGARQLLFNQALWSGVLLLVLLVIGWYLGRRIARPLTALADQVGALASFDFARPVGVESKIAEVRDLSRVMGSMSRTIHNFQATTLTLSRETRLESILEGVLSRLVEATGVMGGAVYLLEDEDCRLRLACAVNGEQYPQSMLIEGFTEAQLAERVDQSLANRGQYLEVSLRNRSDELLGILVLQLAEEGERSRQPRKPFKRFVEELSGAAAVAIETRQLIEAQQRLLDAIIKLLADAIDAKSPYTGGHCERVPQLADLLLQKVIDCRDGDYASFGMSDAERYEFQIAAWLHDCGKITSPEYVVDKATKLETLYNRLHEIRTRFEVIWRDIELDYWRGMAEGNDIGLLAARRDAMHEALREDYAFVAQANVGGEFMKDEDIERLKRIGERRWLRYFDDRLGISHDEAERLQGRPEPQLPAEEFLLADKPEHRVPWGERKPPVDKDDPRNVWGFDMRLPPYASHYGELYNLSVRRGTLNEEERFKINEHIVQTLMMLTTLPLPRHLRRVPTIAANHHEKMDGTGYPRKLSRDQMSIPERVMAIADIFEALTAADRPYKAPKTLSESLKILAFMARDQHIDADLFRLFLTQGVYLEYGERFLRPEQMDAVDVRAMLEILDGVKA comes from the coding sequence ATGAAGGCATTCAAACGGGGCGTTCCGCTGCAGTTGCTGGTGGCTGGGGCCATCATCATCAGCATGCTGGTACTGGCGGGAGCGCTGCTGGTCCAGGGGTATCGCGGCGTGGAAGGTGCGTTGGTGGCGGCAGCCGGGGAGTCGGCCAGCCAGTTGGGGGCGACCATCAACGAGCGCATTCGGCGCCTGATCGACCCGGCGGAAAGTGCCCTGCGGCTGCTCACCCACGACCCCATCTCGCAGACCGACAACCTGCCGGCACGCCTGGAGCGTTTGCCCATGCTGGTGGAAAACCTGCGCGCCAACCGCACCCTGAGCGCGGTGTATATCGGCTATCCGAACGGCGAGTTCATGCTGATCCGCGCCCTGCGCGTAGCGGAGGTGCGGCACAACCTTCAGGCTCCTGACGATGCCACCTACCTGGTGCAGAGCCTCACGTTGGACGACCAGGGCGGGTTGCGTGGCGAGTGGCGGTTCTACGATGACCAGTTGCGCCTGCTGCGCGTGCAGGAACGCCCGGATTACCGGTTCGATCCGCGCCAGAGACCGTGGTACACCGAGTCGCTGAGCACCAGCCGCACGGTGCTCACCCAGCCGTACGTGTTCTTCACTACCCGGGAGATCGGCCTGACCCTGGCCCATCGCAGCGTCGATGGGGCGGCGGTGATCGGCATGGACGCGTCGGTCAACGATCTGGGCGGCGAGATGGGTGACTTGCGCCAGACCGCCCACACGGAGCTGGCGGTGGTGGATGGCAAGGGCACGGTGATCGCCTATCCGGATCTGGCGAAGCTGCTGATCCACCGTGGCCAGGAGTTGCGCCTGGCGACCCTGGAGGAGCTGGGGGTGCCCAGCCTGAGCCAGTTGAACAGTACTTCCATGCCGGCTGGCACGCCGCAATCGTTCGATGTGGAAGGGGAAAGCTGGTACGGCATCTGGGTGCCGCTATCGAACTTCACCAGCAATGAAGTCCGCGTGCTGATAGCCATTCCGGCCACCGAGCTGCTCGCCGGCGCTCGCCAGTTGCTGTTCAACCAGGCGTTGTGGAGTGGTGTGCTGTTACTGGTGTTGCTGGTGATCGGCTGGTACCTGGGCCGGCGCATCGCCCGGCCGCTGACCGCGCTGGCCGACCAGGTGGGGGCGCTGGCTTCCTTCGACTTCGCCCGCCCGGTGGGGGTGGAGTCGAAGATCGCCGAGGTGCGTGACCTGAGCCGCGTGATGGGCAGCATGTCGCGCACCATCCACAACTTCCAGGCCACCACCCTGACCCTGAGCCGGGAGACCCGCCTGGAAAGCATACTCGAAGGTGTGCTGTCGCGGCTGGTTGAGGCGACAGGCGTGATGGGCGGCGCGGTCTACCTGCTGGAAGACGAGGATTGCCGCCTGCGCCTGGCCTGCGCGGTGAACGGCGAACAGTATCCGCAATCCATGCTCATCGAGGGCTTCACCGAGGCGCAGCTTGCCGAGCGGGTGGATCAGTCGCTGGCCAACCGCGGGCAGTACCTGGAGGTTTCGCTGCGCAATCGCAGCGACGAGCTGCTGGGCATCCTGGTGTTGCAACTGGCGGAAGAGGGCGAGCGCAGCCGCCAGCCGCGCAAACCGTTCAAACGCTTCGTCGAGGAGCTCTCCGGGGCGGCGGCCGTGGCCATCGAGACCCGCCAACTGATCGAAGCCCAGCAACGCCTGCTGGACGCCATCATCAAGCTGCTGGCCGACGCAATCGACGCCAAGAGCCCATACACCGGCGGCCATTGCGAACGGGTGCCGCAACTGGCAGACCTGCTGCTGCAGAAAGTCATCGATTGCCGCGACGGCGATTACGCCAGCTTCGGCATGAGCGACGCGGAGCGCTACGAATTCCAGATTGCAGCCTGGCTGCATGATTGCGGCAAGATCACCAGCCCCGAGTATGTGGTGGACAAGGCCACCAAGCTGGAGACGCTGTACAACCGCCTGCACGAGATCCGCACGCGCTTCGAGGTGATCTGGCGCGACATCGAGCTGGACTACTGGCGTGGCATGGCCGAGGGTAACGACATCGGCCTGCTGGCGGCGCGACGCGACGCGATGCACGAGGCGCTACGCGAAGACTACGCCTTCGTTGCCCAGGCCAACGTTGGCGGCGAATTCATGAAGGATGAGGATATCGAGCGCCTCAAGCGCATCGGCGAGCGCCGCTGGTTGCGCTACTTCGACGACCGCCTGGGCATCTCCCACGACGAGGCCGAGCGCCTGCAGGGCCGACCGGAGCCGCAGTTGCCGGCGGAGGAGTTCCTCCTTGCCGACAAGCCCGAGCACCGCGTGCCCTGGGGCGAGCGCAAGCCACCGGTGGACAAGGACGACCCACGCAACGTCTGGGGCTTCGACATGCGCCTGCCGCCCTACGCGAGCCACTACGGCGAGCTGTACAACCTCAGCGTGCGACGCGGCACGCTCAACGAGGAGGAGCGCTTCAAGATCAACGAACACATCGTGCAGACGCTGATGATGCTCACCACCTTGCCGTTGCCGCGCCACCTGCGCCGGGTGCCGACCATTGCCGCCAACCACCACGAGAAAATGGACGGCACCGGCTACCCGCGCAAGTTGTCGCGCGATCAGATGAGCATCCCGGAACGGGTCATGGCGATCGCCGACATCTTCGAGGCGCTGACCGCTGCCGACCGCCCGTACAAGGCGCCGAAGACTCTCTCGGAGTCGCTGAAAATCCTGGCATTCATGGCGCGTGACCAGCACATCGACGCCGACCTGTTCCGCCTGTTCCTGACCCAGGGTGTGTACCTGGAGTACGGCGAGCGCTTCCTGCGGCCAGAGCAGATGGACGCGGTGGATGTGCGGGCGATGCTGGAGATTCTCGATGGAGTGAAGGCTTAG
- a CDS encoding L,D-transpeptidase — MKKLSIALLLALSASVAIANPSKPSPLSDLQAALKTLKPGQFLWYPEISPAGPVTLVVSLTEQRAYVYRNGIAIGVATVSTGKKGKETPTGVFSILQKKVEYHSDLYNSAPMPYMQRLTWDGIALHAGNLPGYPASHGCIRLPMAFAKKLYEVTGFGTTTVIISDAKSSPVEVYHPGLLAPIVSGGRAAGPHDDSGMVVPFWSDPGAEKGPLSVLISRADRRAYVYRGGVQVGTAPVAFEHPEERTGVAAFSLMEKPTQAEIDSESPNLRWTTVQVSDPQKGLSPAEQLGKFSLDREFLRNLLASMDVGSTLVITDLPSTRETRSNPDFTVITTNNRQAEQKTVKNQPAN, encoded by the coding sequence ATGAAGAAACTGTCGATCGCCCTGCTGCTCGCCCTGAGCGCCAGCGTCGCCATCGCTAACCCGAGCAAACCCTCGCCGCTGTCCGACCTGCAGGCGGCGCTGAAAACGCTCAAGCCCGGCCAGTTCCTCTGGTACCCGGAAATCTCCCCGGCAGGCCCGGTGACGCTGGTAGTCAGCCTCACCGAACAACGCGCCTACGTGTACCGCAACGGCATCGCCATCGGCGTTGCCACCGTGAGCACCGGCAAGAAAGGCAAGGAAACGCCCACCGGGGTGTTCTCCATCCTGCAGAAAAAGGTCGAGTACCACTCCGACCTGTACAACAGCGCCCCCATGCCCTACATGCAGCGCCTGACGTGGGACGGCATCGCCCTGCATGCCGGCAACCTGCCGGGCTACCCGGCCTCCCACGGCTGCATCCGCCTGCCGATGGCCTTCGCCAAGAAGCTCTACGAAGTCACTGGCTTCGGCACCACCACCGTGATCATCTCCGATGCCAAGAGCTCGCCGGTGGAGGTCTACCACCCCGGCCTGCTCGCCCCCATCGTCAGCGGTGGCCGCGCTGCCGGCCCGCACGACGACAGCGGCATGGTAGTGCCGTTCTGGAGCGATCCAGGCGCGGAGAAAGGCCCGCTCTCGGTGCTTATCAGCCGTGCCGACCGTCGCGCCTACGTCTATCGCGGCGGCGTGCAGGTCGGAACCGCTCCGGTCGCCTTCGAGCATCCAGAGGAGCGCACCGGCGTTGCCGCCTTCTCGCTGATGGAAAAGCCGACCCAGGCGGAAATCGATAGCGAATCGCCCAACCTGCGCTGGACCACCGTTCAGGTCAGCGACCCGCAGAAGGGCCTGTCACCCGCAGAACAACTTGGAAAATTCAGCCTGGACCGCGAATTCCTGCGCAATCTGCTGGCCAGCATGGATGTCGGCAGCACCCTCGTGATCACTGACTTGCCGTCCACTCGCGAGACACGCAGCAACCCCGATTTCACCGTCATCACTACGAATAACCGACAGGCGGAACAAAAAACGGTTAAAAATCAACCAGCCAACTGA
- a CDS encoding cysteine-rich CWC family protein, with protein sequence MSDNTFDPTRCPLCGQSNRCSQADPALEGQACWCFSTRIDRSVLERLPPELLDRACLCPRCAAGVKDTDGNA encoded by the coding sequence ATGAGCGACAACACTTTCGATCCGACCCGCTGCCCACTGTGCGGCCAATCCAACCGCTGCAGCCAGGCCGACCCGGCACTGGAAGGCCAGGCGTGCTGGTGCTTCAGCACGCGGATCGACCGCAGCGTCCTGGAACGCCTCCCGCCGGAACTGCTGGACCGTGCCTGCCTGTGCCCGCGCTGCGCCGCAGGCGTGAAGGATACCGACGGGAACGCCTGA
- a CDS encoding DUF4824 family protein: MNRTRTHALLGGVGLILLVNAVALGGVAWNRSATPDSLSRLSERELLRNTDWHKENSGLSLRLQWRFPSEDEGAGPHSRAWAPRIDAKKMAELGFRMPVQVDDESARHFDRQQSRAALLVLELDGPLYQRELQLARKKLAEARLAAAAAPSSSEFAYELKYSQGALESEEKHATRLLLKDVGLDLQALRARYPDRQRYLIVSGRVRPISLLHEHIWTLGGTASSLGVDSINVPHHWRERLERITTQPNRAADERAQPFVAEVAFGRRLEPWIERIGSP, encoded by the coding sequence ATGAACCGGACCCGCACCCACGCGCTGCTCGGCGGCGTCGGACTGATCCTGCTGGTGAACGCCGTCGCCTTGGGCGGCGTAGCCTGGAACCGCTCCGCAACGCCGGACAGCCTGTCGCGCCTGAGCGAGCGCGAGTTGCTGCGCAACACTGACTGGCACAAGGAAAACAGCGGCCTGAGCCTGCGCCTGCAATGGCGCTTCCCCAGCGAAGATGAAGGCGCGGGGCCGCACAGCCGCGCCTGGGCGCCACGGATCGACGCGAAGAAAATGGCCGAGCTGGGGTTCCGCATGCCCGTGCAGGTGGACGACGAGAGCGCCCGCCACTTCGACCGCCAGCAATCCCGCGCCGCCCTGCTGGTGCTGGAACTGGATGGGCCGCTCTACCAGCGCGAGTTGCAACTGGCGCGCAAGAAACTCGCAGAAGCGCGCCTGGCGGCTGCGGCCGCGCCGTCGAGCAGTGAGTTCGCCTACGAGCTGAAATACAGCCAGGGCGCCCTGGAAAGCGAAGAGAAGCACGCCACCCGCCTGTTGCTGAAAGACGTCGGCCTCGATCTGCAAGCGCTGCGCGCACGCTACCCGGACCGCCAGCGCTATCTGATCGTCAGTGGCCGGGTCCGGCCGATCTCGCTGCTTCACGAACACATCTGGACGCTCGGCGGAACCGCCAGCTCACTGGGTGTGGACAGCATCAACGTGCCGCACCACTGGCGCGAGCGTCTGGAACGGATCACCACCCAACCCAATCGCGCGGCGGACGAACGAGCCCAGCCCTTCGTCGCCGAAGTCGCCTTCGGGCGGCGGCTGGAACCGTGGATCGAACGTATCGGCAGCCCCTGA
- a CDS encoding murein L,D-transpeptidase catalytic domain family protein has translation MLTFSKLRGIFRITVASTALFAIGSWQSASAARLPTAEELHRLAPATNTETLRLALNALQCASTQLGGDNQLLTVIDYSKPSRDKRLWVFDLKQRKLLFEEWVAHGKKSGDDMATSFSNRPESNQSSIGLYQTGQTYNGKHGRSLRLLGLEPGFNDNSEERAIVMHAAAYADPKVVPGLGRLGRSLGCPAVRPQVAQKLIDTVKNGSYVFAYYPQQQWLKTSQFLAGQSCTVAKNPQINRYAQNLARR, from the coding sequence ATGCTGACTTTTTCGAAGTTACGGGGGATCTTCCGGATCACTGTCGCCAGCACCGCGCTCTTCGCGATCGGTAGCTGGCAAAGCGCGTCCGCCGCCCGCCTGCCGACGGCCGAGGAACTGCATCGCCTCGCGCCCGCCACCAACACCGAAACCCTGCGCCTGGCGCTCAATGCGCTGCAGTGCGCCAGCACCCAACTGGGCGGTGACAACCAGCTGCTGACGGTGATCGACTACTCCAAACCCTCGCGCGACAAGCGCCTGTGGGTCTTCGACCTCAAGCAGCGCAAGCTGCTCTTCGAAGAGTGGGTAGCCCACGGCAAGAAGAGTGGCGACGACATGGCCACCTCGTTCTCCAACCGCCCCGAAAGCAACCAGTCCTCCATCGGCCTTTACCAGACGGGCCAGACCTACAACGGCAAGCATGGCCGCTCGCTGCGCCTGCTGGGCCTGGAGCCGGGCTTCAACGACAACAGCGAAGAGCGCGCCATCGTCATGCACGCGGCCGCCTATGCAGACCCCAAGGTCGTCCCCGGCCTCGGCCGCCTGGGCCGCAGCCTGGGTTGTCCGGCGGTACGTCCGCAGGTTGCGCAGAAGCTGATCGACACGGTGAAGAACGGCAGCTACGTGTTCGCCTACTACCCGCAGCAGCAGTGGCTGAAGACCTCGCAGTTCCTCGCCGGACAGAGCTGCACCGTGGCGAAGAACCCACAGATCAACCGCTACGCGCAGAACCTCGCCAGGCGCTGA
- a CDS encoding DUF2157 domain-containing protein has translation MPELSHQQAQRRVDDIHAFDRELQRLRDEGVLVLDSGLLDGVSAHQQRLLADYRARFDVDRDSQDHRLSLGMRIASFLGALALAASLFFLFYQFWGLFAETAQVTILIVAALGSLMLTLWLQRRDTSGYFAKLAAMLAFACLVLNVVMVGQIFNITPSDKALLPWAAYALLLAYTCDARLLLATALICLMGYVAARVGTWGGVYWLDVGERPENFFPAAVLVFAVPLLIAQGRHDGFPAIYRVFGLLGLFLPMLVLANWGGGSYLPLDYGTVESLYQVLGFVTAALFIWLGARREWPDVVNTGLTFFVVFLYTKFFDWWWEVMPKYLFFLVLGLCAILILLVLRRLRSAHGLLGGMR, from the coding sequence ATGCCCGAACTCAGCCACCAACAGGCCCAGCGGCGCGTCGATGACATCCACGCCTTCGACCGCGAGCTGCAGCGGCTGCGCGACGAGGGCGTGCTGGTCCTCGACAGCGGCCTGCTCGACGGCGTGAGCGCCCACCAGCAACGCCTCCTCGCCGACTACCGCGCACGCTTCGACGTCGACCGCGACAGCCAGGATCACCGTCTCTCGCTGGGCATGCGCATCGCCTCGTTCCTCGGCGCGCTGGCGCTGGCTGCCAGCCTGTTCTTCCTCTTCTACCAGTTCTGGGGGCTGTTCGCGGAAACCGCCCAGGTCACCATTCTCATCGTCGCCGCGCTGGGCAGCCTGATGCTGACCCTCTGGCTGCAACGACGCGACACCTCCGGCTATTTCGCAAAACTGGCTGCGATGCTGGCATTCGCCTGCCTGGTGCTGAACGTCGTGATGGTGGGGCAGATATTCAACATCACCCCATCGGACAAGGCACTGCTGCCCTGGGCCGCCTATGCGCTGCTGCTCGCCTATACCTGTGACGCGCGCCTGCTGCTGGCGACCGCGCTGATCTGCCTGATGGGCTACGTCGCCGCACGGGTCGGAACCTGGGGCGGCGTGTACTGGCTGGACGTGGGCGAGCGCCCGGAGAACTTCTTCCCGGCCGCCGTGCTGGTCTTCGCCGTGCCGCTGCTCATCGCCCAGGGCCGCCACGATGGATTCCCGGCGATCTACCGGGTGTTCGGCCTGCTCGGGTTGTTCCTGCCGATGCTGGTGCTGGCCAACTGGGGCGGCGGCAGCTACCTGCCACTGGACTACGGCACGGTGGAAAGCCTCTACCAGGTGCTCGGCTTCGTCACCGCGGCGCTGTTCATCTGGCTCGGCGCGCGCCGCGAGTGGCCGGACGTGGTCAACACCGGCCTGACCTTCTTCGTAGTCTTCCTCTATACCAAGTTCTTCGACTGGTGGTGGGAGGTGATGCCCAAGTACCTGTTCTTCCTCGTGCTGGGCCTGTGCGCGATTCTGATCCTGCTGGTCCTGCGCCGGCTGCGCAGTGCCCACGGCCTGCTGGGAGGAATGCGCTGA
- a CDS encoding pseudouridine synthase, which produces MRLDRFIANLPHCNRQQARLLLAEGRLRVDGEVVRDGLHEVREFSRVELDGQLLQTGKPARYFMLHKPTGCVSATRDAEHRTVLDLLDEPDKHDLHIGGRLDYNTTGLLLITNDGQWSRRMTLPGRKLPKVYYVETEDPIEERYVQTFAEGLYFAFEDLTTLPAQLEILAPRAARLTLHEGRYHQVKRMFGHFQNKVTRLHRESMGSLTLDPALQPGEYRALTAQEIAELG; this is translated from the coding sequence ATGCGCCTGGATCGTTTCATTGCCAACCTGCCGCACTGCAACCGCCAGCAGGCCCGCCTGCTGCTCGCCGAAGGCCGCCTGCGGGTGGATGGCGAGGTGGTGCGCGACGGCCTCCACGAGGTGCGCGAATTCAGCCGCGTGGAGCTCGACGGGCAATTACTGCAGACCGGCAAGCCGGCACGCTACTTCATGCTGCACAAGCCCACGGGCTGCGTGAGCGCCACCCGCGACGCAGAACACCGCACCGTGCTCGACCTGCTCGACGAGCCGGACAAGCACGACCTGCACATCGGCGGCCGCCTGGACTACAACACCACCGGCCTGCTGCTGATCACCAACGACGGCCAGTGGTCGCGGCGTATGACCCTGCCGGGGCGCAAGCTGCCCAAGGTCTACTACGTGGAAACCGAAGACCCGATCGAGGAGCGCTACGTGCAGACCTTCGCCGAGGGCCTGTACTTCGCCTTCGAGGACCTCACCACGCTGCCCGCGCAATTGGAAATCCTCGCCCCACGCGCAGCGCGGCTGACCCTGCACGAAGGCCGCTATCACCAGGTAAAGCGCATGTTCGGCCACTTCCAGAACAAGGTGACCCGCCTGCACCGCGAAAGCATGGGCAGCCTGACGCTCGACCCGGCGCTGCAACCGGGCGAGTACCGGGCGCTGACGGCACAGGAAATCGCCGAGCTGGGATGA
- a CDS encoding LysR family transcriptional regulator, translating to MSDLRQLRHFVALAEHGHFARAADAVNLSQPALSRSIQALEGQLNCQLVDRNPRGITLTAHGRLVLEHARRLLAGDRALKNAVLQLADLETGELRLGAGPFPAARLMPQVLARYCSAHPKVSVLLSIENWSELHQRLLDDELELFIADYRELEDDSRLDILPLRVHRGVLFCRPGHPLLGSRPSVGALLDYPLAGPRLPRDALEGLVRTLGREQPLSVQCDDVLMLKELVKGSDVLCLATWDVVAEDVRAGSLAVLPWPDGSNASGRGSAYALVRHASRSLSPAASQFVELLLEEDAAFYAAP from the coding sequence ATGAGTGATCTCCGCCAGCTACGCCACTTCGTCGCCCTTGCCGAACATGGCCACTTCGCCCGTGCCGCCGATGCGGTGAACCTTAGCCAACCCGCCCTGTCACGCAGCATCCAGGCGCTGGAAGGCCAGTTGAACTGTCAGTTGGTGGATCGCAACCCACGCGGCATCACCCTCACCGCCCACGGCCGGCTGGTGCTGGAGCACGCCCGGCGCCTGCTGGCCGGTGACCGCGCGCTGAAGAACGCGGTGCTGCAACTGGCCGACCTGGAAACCGGCGAACTGCGCCTGGGCGCCGGCCCGTTCCCCGCCGCGCGCCTGATGCCACAGGTGCTCGCGCGTTACTGCAGCGCGCATCCGAAAGTCTCGGTGCTGCTCTCCATCGAGAACTGGAGCGAGCTGCACCAGCGTCTGCTGGACGATGAGCTGGAACTGTTCATCGCCGACTACCGAGAACTGGAAGACGACAGCCGCCTCGACATCCTGCCGTTAAGGGTCCACCGCGGCGTGCTGTTCTGCCGGCCGGGACATCCGCTGCTCGGCAGCAGGCCGTCGGTCGGGGCCCTGCTCGACTATCCCCTGGCCGGGCCTCGCCTGCCACGCGACGCGCTGGAAGGGCTGGTGCGAACCCTCGGCCGCGAGCAGCCTCTGAGCGTGCAATGCGATGACGTGCTGATGCTCAAGGAATTGGTGAAAGGCAGCGACGTACTCTGCCTGGCTACCTGGGATGTGGTGGCCGAGGATGTGCGGGCCGGGAGCCTCGCCGTGCTGCCCTGGCCGGACGGCAGCAATGCCTCCGGGCGCGGCTCCGCGTATGCCCTGGTGCGTCATGCCAGCCGCAGCCTGTCGCCCGCGGCCAGCCAGTTCGTCGAGTTGCTGCTGGAGGAAGACGCGGCGTTTTACGCCGCGCCCTGA
- a CDS encoding DUF1145 domain-containing protein — protein sequence MSELLSFAKGALAMFWLAAVLNLVYPFGELHRPLLWLSGAIVLVHVGEVALLARRRSLVDQIQVLLFGVLHLQGRRMRRLETVNG from the coding sequence ATGTCCGAATTGCTGAGTTTCGCCAAAGGTGCACTGGCCATGTTCTGGCTCGCTGCCGTGCTCAACCTCGTCTATCCGTTCGGCGAGCTGCATCGCCCGCTGCTGTGGCTGTCGGGTGCGATTGTGCTGGTGCACGTGGGCGAGGTCGCGCTCCTGGCCCGGCGTCGCTCGCTGGTGGATCAGATACAGGTGCTGCTGTTCGGCGTGCTGCATCTGCAGGGGCGCCGGATGCGTCGTCTGGAAACTGTAAACGGCTGA